Genomic window (Mycolicibacterium smegmatis):
TGCTCGCCACCGCCTATGCGGGCAGCTTCGCCGACGGTCTGGCCGCGGTGCTGCCGTGCTACTGGATCTATGCACGCGTGGGCGCCGAGCTGATGCAGCGCGGTTCCAGCGACCCCCGGTACCAGCGCTGGATCGACAGCTACGGCGGCGAGGAGTTCGCGGCGACCGTCGCCGAGGTGCTCGCCCTCACCGATCGCCTCGGTGCGACACTCGGCGAAACCGAACAGGCCACCGCGCAGCGACATTTCGTGGTCACATCCCGCTACGAGTGGATGTTCTTCGACGCCGCGCACCGCCGCGAGCAGTGGCCGGTGTGAAAGCGCCCGTAAAAGCGCCAGGGTCGAACCGGAATACGAAGACCCCCACCCACGCGCGATGAGTGGGTGAGGGTCTGCGGTCGGTATTCGAGAACTCGTGTCAACCGAGCGCTTTCAGCGCTTCTGCTAGCCGAGCGCTTTCAGCGCTTCTGCTAGCCGAGCGCTTTCAGCGCTTCTGCTAGCCGAGCGCTTTCAGCGCTGCCTCGTAGTCGGGTTCCTGCCCGATCTCCGGCACCAACTCGCTGTACACGACGTTGCCGTCGGCGCCGATCACGACCACGGCGCGCCCGAGCAGGCCGGCCATCGGGCCGTCGGCGATGGTGATGCCGAAGTCCTCGCCGAAGCTGCTGCGGAACGCCGACGCCGTCGTGACGTTCTCGATGCCCTCGGCGCCGCAGAAGCGCTTCTGCGCGAACGGCAGATCCTTGGACACGCACAGCACGGTCGCACCGCTGGACGCGGCCTTCTCGTTGAAGGTGCGGACACTGGTGGCGCAGACCGGGGTGTCGACGGACGGGAAGATGTTCAGCAGTACGGACTTACCGCTGAACTGGTCGTTGGTGACCTCGCCCAGATCGGTGCCGGTCAGCGTGAAGCCGGGGGCAGAAGAGCCGACCGCGGGCAGCTCGCCGACGGTGTTGATGGGGTTACCACGCAGTGTTATCTGTGCCATGCACAACAGTCTGTCAAAACCCGGGCCGGTTCCAACAGTCCGGGGTGATAGCGAGCGTCGATGACGGGTGGGGCCGGGTCCGTGACGAGGGGTCTGGATGATGGGCAGGGATGATCGAACTTCCTGATGCGGTACGTGCCATGGCCGCACGCGGACCGCGGTGGCAAACCTGGGTCGACGGTCTCGCCAAACTCGTGCGCACGCAGATCGGCGACTGGGAACTGACCGTCGACGGCGCCGCCATGCATGGCTACTGCTCGATCGTCGTGCCGGTGCGTGACCGCGACGGCGCCTCGGCCGTGCTGAAGCTCTCGTTCCCCGACGACGAGACCGAACACGAACATCTCGCGCTGCGGCGGTGGGGCGGTCACGGTGCCGTACGCCTACTGCGCGCCGACCCGCATCACCGGGCCCTGCTGCTCGAACGGCTGAGCAACCGAAACCTCAACGAGCTCTGGGACATCCAGGCCTGCGAGATCGTCGCCGGCCTCTACCGCGCACTGCACGTGCCTGCACTCCCGCAGGTGCGCTCGCTCCCCCGGGCCGTCACCCGCTGGACCGACGGGCTGGCGGCGCTGCCGCGCAGCGCACCGGTGCCGCGCAGACTCGTCGAGCAGGCCATCACCCTCGGCGCGGATCTCGCCACCGATCCGTCCAGTTCCGGCGTGCTGATCCACGGCGATCTGCACTACGAGAACGTGCTTGCGGGCCCGGTCGGCAGCGACGACGGCGACGACGGCGACGACACCGACGGCGGCCCGGGTTCCTGGGTGGCGATCGACCCGAAACCGTTCGACGGCGATCCGCACTACGAACTGGCCCCGATGCTGTGGAACCGCTGGGACGAGTTGACCGGATATGTGCGCGAAGGCGTACGGCGCCGGTTCTACGCAGTGGTCGACGCGGCCGGTCTCGACGCCGACCGCGCCCGTGCGTGGGTGATCGTGCGCATGATGCACAACGCGATGTGGGAGCTGACCGAACGGTCCGAGCCCGACGCTCACTGGCTCACCACGTGCGTGGCCATCGCCAAGGCCGTTCAGGACTGACCGGTCGGCGACCTCAACTCGCCGAGATGGCCGCGCGCAGGCGCTCGCGCCACCACGCCACCCGGGCCGGGTCGGCCATCGCGAACTGCTCGAGAAGTTCGGGCTGCGGAGCCGGCGGCATCGGCGCGACCGGCAGGCAGCCGTCGGCGTCGGCCACCAGTGAACGCGATGCGGCCACCAGATCCCCGGTCAACAGCGGTCGGGTGCCCAACTGACATGCGAACGGCAACTCCGGCAGGGCGCCGGCCACCGCCAGGCCGGCCGCCAGCCCGATCGTGGTCTCCCACATCGAGGTGACCACGCACGGCAGGCCGCTGGACTCGGCCACCCGCAGCGCGCGGCGCGCCCCACCGAGAGGGCCACACGCCAGGACCACGACGTCAGCGGCCTCACGCAACCGCGGGTCCACGGGCACAGCCGGATCCGCCGAGGTGTCCCGCATGGTCGCGTGCGCGGCGATGCGCACGTCGATCTCCTTGCGCAAGCGCACCAGATCGTCGAGCGTCGCGCACGGCCGCTCGACGAACTCCAGACCACCCGCGGCTGCGTCGAGTGCCGCGACCGCGGTACGCGCCGTCTGCGCGTCCCACCGGCCCCTGGCATCGCACCGCAGCGCACCCTCGGGTCCCAGCACCTCACGGACCGCAGCGACCCGCGCCGTGTCGTCGTCGAGGCTGCCGGCCCCGACCTCGACCGTCGCCGTGCGGCACGGCGATCCATCGACGATCTCACGGGCCCGCCGCACATCGACCACGGGTACCGAGACCGCGACCGGTACCCGGCCGCGCACCGGGTCCGGCCAGCCCACCGTGCCCGGTTCGATCGCCGCGGTCAGCCACCGGACCAACGCCGCATCCCCGTCCGCCGCGTCCACACCGGCACCAGGGGGACTGAACTCTCCCCAGCCCTGCGGGCCCTCGACGAGCAGGCCCTCCCGCACGGTCGCGTCGCCCACCGGATCGGTCAGCGCGATCGCGAAGGCCGGCGCACGCTCGAAGTCGATCAGGGTCTGCACAAGTTCGTGACGGTAGCCCATCGGTACTGCGCAGCGCGCAGTATTGCCGCGCATAGAATGCGGCCATCACGGTCAAGAGACTGCGCGAACAGGAGTCCAGATGAC
Coding sequences:
- the tpx gene encoding thiol peroxidase, with product MAQITLRGNPINTVGELPAVGSSAPGFTLTGTDLGEVTNDQFSGKSVLLNIFPSVDTPVCATSVRTFNEKAASSGATVLCVSKDLPFAQKRFCGAEGIENVTTASAFRSSFGEDFGITIADGPMAGLLGRAVVVIGADGNVVYSELVPEIGQEPDYEAALKALG
- a CDS encoding aminoglycoside phosphotransferase family protein, translated to MIELPDAVRAMAARGPRWQTWVDGLAKLVRTQIGDWELTVDGAAMHGYCSIVVPVRDRDGASAVLKLSFPDDETEHEHLALRRWGGHGAVRLLRADPHHRALLLERLSNRNLNELWDIQACEIVAGLYRALHVPALPQVRSLPRAVTRWTDGLAALPRSAPVPRRLVEQAITLGADLATDPSSSGVLIHGDLHYENVLAGPVGSDDGDDGDDTDGGPGSWVAIDPKPFDGDPHYELAPMLWNRWDELTGYVREGVRRRFYAVVDAAGLDADRARAWVIVRMMHNAMWELTERSEPDAHWLTTCVAIAKAVQD
- a CDS encoding enolase C-terminal domain-like protein; amino-acid sequence: MRGNTARCAVPMGYRHELVQTLIDFERAPAFAIALTDPVGDATVREGLLVEGPQGWGEFSPPGAGVDAADGDAALVRWLTAAIEPGTVGWPDPVRGRVPVAVSVPVVDVRRAREIVDGSPCRTATVEVGAGSLDDDTARVAAVREVLGPEGALRCDARGRWDAQTARTAVAALDAAAGGLEFVERPCATLDDLVRLRKEIDVRIAAHATMRDTSADPAVPVDPRLREAADVVVLACGPLGGARRALRVAESSGLPCVVTSMWETTIGLAAGLAVAGALPELPFACQLGTRPLLTGDLVAASRSLVADADGCLPVAPMPPAPQPELLEQFAMADPARVAWWRERLRAAISAS